One genomic segment of Puniceicoccus vermicola includes these proteins:
- a CDS encoding WD40 repeat domain-containing protein, which produces MKRSFLLSFLLSSTSLFGVKTDSHVFEGYPTLSDGELQGVAVHWDGGIGVGPSLDEGIRPPQGAVIWDLAQTEDGFLYIATGGPGAVYKMEIASGEMKKVLDPDEPLLRAIHVDADGNLYAGTSPEGRVYRVNADDGFPEIYADLESLYIWSIEDDPENEGALLIAAGAPGRIYRLPKDFAPGDEPEIVLDTNAVHVSTFAFSPDGTLYYATGPGGHLLRKRSGGKPETLVELGQGEVREIFPKDDGSVRIAVYRSDSSDTSSSSNSSDNDSDSASPDGLPSGIFDVGSDGFVEILLAGSDEKIFSATLLDNELLIGSDSRGRVYRFQDRFDWSLLAESEDGGEVSKIEAIDDKNAWVATSNPATIHRLSYDPTAKGVFISEVYDAGQKVRWGTLIPVGIQLDSIQWETRTGNRSRPDDSWSEWEALKEQKVASQPGRFFQYRANFETPEAVVRRIELFYQLPNEAPIFRRVEGIPLRLESLPMPPQAPPRSTLPQLFSQNDNDKSSPSMPQPFVIHEDSGWLSIVWEAVDPNDDELRYRVYLRRLDQEDWFLLAEDLKDPFFSLNIAGFDPGFYEPRIQASDRMSNPPNLAKTSETRGNLILIDNQPPTIIPPTPENPLQFTVSDNFSIISSVTFRLEGSESRALLPTDGIFDSKKKTFKLPEEAQEPGATLHIEAADARGNRAAWTGLVTAPEKTDSASDEEPKPESSPAS; this is translated from the coding sequence ATGAAGCGAAGCTTTTTACTCTCCTTCCTCCTCTCATCGACCAGCCTCTTCGGCGTCAAGACTGACAGCCACGTCTTCGAGGGGTATCCGACACTCTCCGACGGAGAGCTGCAGGGAGTCGCCGTTCACTGGGACGGAGGCATCGGGGTCGGTCCCTCGCTCGACGAAGGCATCCGCCCACCCCAAGGAGCAGTTATTTGGGATCTCGCCCAAACGGAAGACGGATTCCTATACATCGCTACCGGCGGGCCCGGAGCCGTCTACAAGATGGAAATCGCGAGCGGCGAAATGAAGAAAGTTCTCGATCCGGACGAACCGCTTCTCCGCGCCATCCACGTCGACGCCGACGGAAACCTCTACGCGGGAACCTCTCCCGAAGGACGAGTCTACCGGGTCAATGCAGACGACGGATTTCCCGAAATCTACGCGGATCTTGAATCGCTCTACATCTGGTCGATCGAAGACGATCCGGAGAATGAAGGCGCTCTCCTGATCGCCGCTGGCGCCCCCGGGCGTATCTATCGCCTGCCGAAGGACTTCGCCCCAGGCGACGAGCCCGAGATCGTTCTGGATACGAACGCCGTCCACGTCTCGACCTTCGCCTTTTCTCCCGACGGGACACTCTACTACGCCACCGGCCCCGGAGGCCACCTTCTCCGAAAACGCTCTGGCGGAAAACCGGAAACTCTCGTCGAACTTGGACAGGGCGAAGTGCGGGAGATCTTCCCCAAAGACGACGGCAGCGTCCGCATCGCCGTCTATCGCTCCGACAGTTCCGACACGAGTTCCAGTTCCAACTCAAGCGACAATGATAGCGACAGCGCCTCCCCAGATGGACTGCCCTCGGGGATCTTCGACGTCGGCTCAGACGGTTTTGTCGAGATTCTCCTCGCGGGCTCCGACGAGAAAATCTTCTCAGCCACTCTTCTCGACAACGAGCTCCTCATCGGCAGTGACTCGCGGGGCCGAGTCTACCGTTTCCAGGATCGGTTCGACTGGAGCCTACTCGCCGAGAGCGAAGACGGCGGTGAAGTTTCAAAAATTGAAGCCATCGATGACAAGAATGCCTGGGTCGCCACCAGCAATCCCGCCACCATTCATCGTCTCAGCTACGACCCGACCGCCAAGGGCGTCTTCATCAGCGAAGTTTACGACGCGGGCCAGAAAGTTCGCTGGGGAACTCTGATTCCCGTCGGCATTCAGCTGGATTCCATCCAGTGGGAAACCCGCACGGGCAACCGGAGCCGACCCGACGATTCGTGGAGCGAGTGGGAGGCACTGAAAGAACAAAAAGTCGCCAGCCAACCCGGACGGTTCTTTCAATATCGGGCCAACTTCGAAACTCCCGAGGCAGTCGTGAGACGCATCGAACTCTTCTACCAACTTCCCAACGAAGCCCCGATTTTCCGACGAGTGGAGGGCATTCCCCTTCGACTCGAAAGCCTTCCCATGCCGCCACAAGCTCCCCCGAGATCAACCCTACCACAACTCTTTAGCCAAAACGACAACGACAAGTCCTCCCCTTCAATGCCACAGCCATTTGTCATCCATGAAGACAGCGGCTGGCTCTCGATCGTCTGGGAGGCAGTCGACCCGAATGACGACGAGCTGCGCTACCGCGTCTATCTTCGTCGGCTCGACCAAGAGGACTGGTTCCTCCTCGCCGAAGACCTCAAGGATCCCTTTTTCTCGCTCAACATCGCCGGATTCGATCCTGGATTTTACGAGCCCCGCATTCAGGCCAGCGATCGGATGAGCAATCCCCCCAACCTCGCCAAGACATCCGAGACGCGTGGCAACTTGATCCTCATCGACAACCAACCGCCGACGATCATCCCGCCCACTCCCGAAAATCCTCTGCAGTTTACCGTCTCGGACAACTTCAGCATTATCTCGTCGGTCACCTTCCGCCTCGAAGGCTCGGAATCCCGGGCGCTCCTTCCCACCGACGGTATTTTCGACAGTAAGAAGAAAACATTCAAACTCCCCGAGGAAGCCCAAGAGCCAGGCGCCACCCTCCATATCGAAGCCGCCGACGCCCGTGGCAATCGTGCAGCTTGGACCGGACTGGTCACTGCCCCCGAGAAAACCGATTCCGCATCGGATGAGGAACCGAAGCCTGAATCCTCGCCCGCGAGCTAA
- the ileS gene encoding isoleucine--tRNA ligase, protein MNSLKDTLNLPKTDFPMRAGLVKREPERIQHWKKIDLYGRMQESNAASEEEFLLHDGPPFTNGDVHIGTALNKILKDTIVRFQSMKGRRSPYIPGWDCHGLPIEHKVARQMKDEGRELTPVEMRKACEEFSKSFIEKQRGQFERLGVQADWEHEYRTMNPNYEAAILRTFAEFVANDLVYRSKKPVYWSIPCQTALAEAEIEYQEHTSPSIYVAFPLGEAESVVIWTTTPWTLPANLAVAVHPRLRYAKVVSGGHAYWIAETRVEEVAEKCALTDYSIEETIDGAEFAGREARHPFIDRPSPIIAAEYVTATTGTGCVHTAPGHGIDDYVSGLQNGLEIYCPLDDNGCYVDDGRVPADLVGLSVLEKKGKSPANSAVLEILKEKGVLLAKEPYVHSYPHCWRSKTPVVFRAMDQWFVSLDKGGLRERALEAIGSVKWEPTWGENRIRGAVESRPDWCISRQRTWGVPIPAFFNEDGEAFIDPAVIRGLADKVESEGCSLWFQHSASELLEGIDLPEGWSPEALRPGTDTLDVWIDSGCSHRAVLKQRDMSWPADLYIEGSDQHRGWFQSSLWTGMIADGQPPYKKILTHGFVVGQDGRKISKSDGKPQTADSFVQEFGADIVRLWISSEDYRNDIPVSGEILKNVSQTYRNVRNTLRFQIGNLYDFDPKTNTVADEDLDPLDQWALARLAELIETVDDAYECFAFHRVYQEISRFCAQTLSASYHDILKDRLYTLAPNDARRRSSQTVLFRICDSLCRILNPILSFTADESYAYLHDGQEYGGKPVQLAGWPEAPSAFLHSAAAVDVDKILRWKAENVNDALEEKRKQKEIASSLDAKVKISGDAGSDEFKLLESYREWLPEFFIVSAVELEAGEGSLTVEASHADGVRCPRTWRWVPSLVQTDEWGEVSERCAEALRKTKQTA, encoded by the coding sequence GTGAATTCCCTCAAAGATACGCTAAACCTTCCTAAAACCGACTTTCCCATGCGAGCTGGTCTCGTCAAGCGTGAGCCGGAACGAATCCAACACTGGAAAAAGATCGATTTGTACGGAAGGATGCAGGAGTCGAACGCCGCCTCCGAAGAAGAATTCCTTCTCCACGACGGTCCTCCGTTCACCAACGGAGACGTCCATATCGGCACCGCCCTCAACAAGATCCTGAAGGATACGATCGTCCGATTCCAGTCGATGAAGGGCCGCCGTTCCCCCTACATCCCAGGCTGGGATTGCCACGGTCTGCCGATCGAGCACAAGGTCGCCCGCCAGATGAAGGACGAGGGTCGCGAGTTGACTCCGGTCGAAATGCGCAAGGCGTGCGAGGAGTTCAGCAAGAGCTTTATCGAAAAACAGCGCGGGCAGTTTGAGCGCCTGGGGGTTCAGGCCGATTGGGAGCACGAGTATCGGACGATGAATCCGAATTACGAGGCAGCTATCCTTCGGACCTTTGCGGAGTTTGTCGCCAACGATCTCGTCTACCGCAGCAAGAAGCCGGTATATTGGTCGATTCCCTGCCAGACCGCTCTTGCGGAGGCGGAGATCGAATACCAGGAGCACACGAGCCCCTCGATCTATGTCGCATTCCCGCTGGGAGAGGCCGAATCGGTAGTGATCTGGACGACGACCCCCTGGACTTTGCCGGCCAACCTGGCGGTCGCGGTGCACCCTCGACTCCGCTACGCGAAGGTCGTCTCCGGAGGACATGCTTACTGGATCGCGGAAACCCGCGTCGAAGAGGTTGCCGAGAAGTGCGCTCTCACCGATTACTCGATTGAAGAAACGATCGACGGGGCCGAGTTTGCCGGACGCGAGGCTCGCCATCCATTTATCGACCGCCCATCGCCCATCATCGCCGCTGAATATGTCACGGCCACGACCGGAACGGGGTGCGTCCACACCGCTCCTGGGCACGGGATCGACGACTATGTTTCCGGCCTCCAGAACGGCCTGGAGATTTATTGCCCGCTGGATGACAACGGCTGCTACGTCGATGATGGTCGGGTGCCAGCAGATCTGGTCGGGCTCTCCGTTCTTGAGAAAAAAGGAAAGTCGCCGGCCAACAGTGCTGTCTTGGAGATTTTAAAAGAGAAGGGCGTGCTGCTCGCTAAAGAGCCCTACGTTCACTCCTATCCTCATTGCTGGCGGTCCAAGACTCCGGTCGTTTTCCGGGCGATGGACCAGTGGTTTGTCTCGCTCGACAAGGGTGGACTCCGCGAGAGAGCCCTCGAAGCGATCGGGTCCGTCAAGTGGGAGCCGACTTGGGGAGAGAACCGCATCCGTGGTGCGGTGGAATCCCGCCCCGACTGGTGCATCAGCCGCCAACGGACCTGGGGCGTGCCGATCCCGGCCTTCTTCAATGAGGATGGGGAAGCCTTCATCGATCCCGCGGTGATCCGTGGCCTTGCCGATAAGGTTGAATCCGAAGGGTGCAGTCTCTGGTTCCAGCATTCGGCTTCCGAGCTCTTGGAAGGAATCGACCTCCCTGAGGGATGGAGTCCCGAGGCCCTGCGGCCCGGCACCGATACGTTGGATGTCTGGATCGATTCCGGCTGCAGTCACCGTGCAGTTCTGAAGCAGCGGGACATGTCCTGGCCGGCGGACCTCTATATCGAGGGAAGCGATCAGCATCGCGGATGGTTCCAGTCTTCGCTTTGGACAGGGATGATTGCCGATGGGCAGCCACCCTATAAGAAAATTCTCACCCACGGGTTTGTCGTCGGGCAGGATGGACGGAAAATTTCCAAGAGCGATGGCAAACCGCAGACCGCGGACAGCTTTGTTCAGGAATTTGGCGCCGACATCGTCCGCCTCTGGATCAGCTCCGAGGATTATCGCAATGACATTCCGGTCTCGGGGGAAATTCTCAAAAACGTTTCCCAGACCTATCGGAATGTCCGCAACACCCTGCGCTTCCAGATCGGGAATCTCTACGATTTCGATCCGAAGACGAATACTGTCGCTGACGAGGATCTGGATCCGCTCGATCAGTGGGCTCTCGCCCGCCTCGCGGAATTGATTGAGACTGTGGACGATGCCTATGAGTGCTTCGCGTTCCACCGCGTCTATCAGGAAATCAGTCGTTTCTGTGCGCAGACCTTGTCGGCCAGTTACCACGATATCCTCAAGGACCGCTTGTATACGCTGGCACCGAATGATGCCCGCCGTCGCTCCTCGCAGACCGTTCTTTTCCGGATCTGTGATTCCCTCTGCCGGATCCTGAATCCGATTCTCTCTTTCACGGCCGACGAATCGTACGCCTATCTGCATGACGGTCAGGAATACGGGGGAAAGCCGGTCCAGCTGGCGGGTTGGCCGGAAGCGCCATCAGCCTTCCTTCACAGTGCAGCTGCAGTCGATGTTGATAAAATTCTCCGCTGGAAGGCAGAGAATGTGAACGATGCGCTCGAAGAAAAGCGGAAGCAGAAGGAGATTGCCTCGAGCCTCGACGCCAAGGTGAAGATCTCGGGAGACGCCGGAAGTGATGAATTTAAACTTCTTGAATCCTATCGGGAATGGCTTCCGGAGTTCTTTATCGTCTCTGCAGTTGAATTGGAAGCTGGAGAAGGCTCATTGACAGTTGAAGCATCTCATGCTGATGGTGTGCGTTGTCCGCGCACTTGGCGCTGGGTGCCGAGTCTTGTTCAGACGGATGAATGGGGTGAGGTCTCAGAGCGTTGTGCTGAGGCTCTCCGCAAAACCAAACAAACAGCCTAG
- a CDS encoding transposase: MGRRRLKESNQLSYHHLMSRTVNGEALFGDREREVLRKMIWQVAEFSGVRVVTYAVMKNHFHILVEVPPAGTEVSDAELVRRYRKLYPKPTPWNPMPAEVLEGHLKDNFLDGRELRKELTRRMHDVSEFMRTLKLRYTLWFNRSRDRFGPLWSARFKSVLVEGDRWALRTVAAYIDLNAVRAGLVSDPKDYRFCGYAEALGGGRLARAGLSAVDKDLAGYRQTLYGAGDGEKEGKASISHEEAVRVLQEEKGKLPLSVVLRCRVRYFSDGMVLGSEDFVNKFLEHETEGKRTRRPHPLRGSDWKGLAVGTGLRQRLFE, from the coding sequence ATGGGCAGACGCAGACTCAAGGAATCGAATCAATTGTCATATCACCATCTGATGAGCCGGACAGTGAATGGAGAGGCTCTCTTTGGGGATCGGGAGAGGGAGGTGTTGCGGAAGATGATCTGGCAGGTAGCTGAGTTTTCCGGGGTTCGGGTGGTTACTTATGCGGTGATGAAGAACCATTTCCATATTTTGGTGGAGGTGCCACCGGCGGGGACTGAGGTTTCGGATGCTGAGTTGGTTCGTCGGTATCGGAAGCTTTATCCTAAGCCTACTCCCTGGAATCCAATGCCTGCCGAAGTTTTAGAGGGGCATCTGAAGGATAACTTTCTTGATGGGAGGGAGTTGCGCAAGGAGCTTACTCGGCGGATGCATGATGTTTCGGAGTTTATGCGGACTTTGAAGCTTCGGTATACACTTTGGTTTAACCGTTCTAGGGATCGGTTTGGGCCGCTTTGGTCGGCTCGATTTAAGAGTGTTTTGGTCGAAGGGGATCGTTGGGCTCTGCGGACCGTGGCGGCCTATATTGACCTGAATGCAGTTCGGGCGGGGTTGGTTTCGGATCCTAAGGATTATCGGTTTTGTGGGTATGCTGAGGCTCTTGGGGGTGGGCGACTGGCTCGAGCCGGGCTCTCTGCTGTGGATAAGGATCTGGCTGGGTATCGGCAGACTTTGTATGGGGCTGGCGATGGAGAGAAAGAGGGGAAAGCATCTATTTCCCACGAAGAAGCGGTTCGGGTTTTGCAGGAGGAGAAGGGGAAGTTGCCTCTTTCGGTGGTTTTGCGGTGCCGGGTGAGGTATTTTTCGGACGGGATGGTGCTGGGATCAGAGGACTTTGTGAACAAGTTCCTAGAACACGAAACGGAAGGGAAGCGGACGCGAAGACCTCACCCATTGCGGGGGAGCGACTGGAAGGGGCTCGCCGTGGGGACTGGATTACGCCAAAGACTCTTTGAATAA
- a CDS encoding zinc ribbon domain-containing protein codes for MGNSVLADFVLVRDDSSRMPSNQMIPLLALQSRDLDLRKAVLSLQSFPQERARVEKEMAEEQQQLEAARNQVRESEVLRERMESDAEAAQEKIVKLKNQQLEVRKNEEYQALNHEIDSLKAKIDEIEEKEILLLDQIEEEKAAFAKNEAEVDKLMEGHRKTLARIDADEVRFRDQLSGMEEDIQSRRSEVDAGLLAQYDALWKQIKRPPVVVPLADHTCGGCHLRVSNDVDAAVQAFKVVTCDSCGRMLYLE; via the coding sequence TTGGGGAATTCCGTTCTGGCAGATTTTGTTCTGGTGCGGGATGATTCTTCCCGCATGCCGAGTAATCAGATGATCCCTCTCCTCGCGTTGCAGTCGCGTGATCTTGATCTTCGCAAGGCTGTTCTCAGCCTTCAGTCATTCCCACAGGAGCGTGCTCGGGTGGAGAAGGAGATGGCTGAGGAGCAGCAACAGCTCGAGGCGGCTCGGAATCAGGTCCGGGAGTCGGAGGTGCTTCGCGAGCGGATGGAGTCAGACGCTGAGGCGGCACAAGAGAAGATCGTCAAGCTGAAGAACCAACAGTTGGAGGTTCGTAAGAATGAGGAGTACCAAGCGCTCAATCACGAGATCGATTCGCTGAAAGCCAAGATCGACGAAATCGAAGAGAAGGAAATTCTACTTCTCGACCAAATCGAAGAGGAGAAGGCGGCTTTTGCAAAGAATGAAGCGGAAGTGGATAAGCTGATGGAGGGGCACCGGAAAACTCTAGCGCGGATCGATGCCGATGAGGTGAGATTTCGCGATCAACTTTCTGGGATGGAGGAAGATATTCAGAGTCGGCGCAGTGAGGTGGATGCCGGGCTTCTCGCCCAGTATGATGCTCTCTGGAAGCAGATCAAGCGTCCTCCGGTAGTGGTGCCTCTTGCGGACCACACTTGTGGCGGGTGTCATTTGCGAGTGAGCAATGATGTCGATGCCGCGGTCCAGGCATTTAAGGTGGTCACCTGTGATTCCTGCGGTCGCATGCTGTATCTCGAGTGA
- a CDS encoding TrmH family RNA methyltransferase, translated as MAKYLEPIQSPANPKVRGWVKLHVGKRRRETGRFLIDGAYEIEQAVEGGVDFEEILISESLEDDTLAQWEKVSMESDIPLRLLSKTAFQKVSVREKPDGVIGVGICPNRNLALPETCTGPILVTNRLEKPGNLGALIRTAFAVGAEGIILCDPAVDFENPQVIRASRGLVFRLPGWTASPAEAMETFRQRNLTVIAADKGGEGNLWTSSWSNPPVIVLGEEHAGLPKEWDLPEVERVSIPMEEGIDSLNVSVSGALLLYEWRRRVGVET; from the coding sequence ATGGCCAAGTATCTTGAGCCGATCCAAAGCCCGGCGAACCCAAAAGTTCGCGGATGGGTAAAATTGCACGTTGGAAAGCGTCGGAGGGAGACCGGCCGATTCCTGATTGATGGAGCCTACGAAATTGAGCAAGCCGTGGAGGGCGGAGTGGATTTTGAAGAGATCCTCATCTCAGAGAGTCTGGAGGATGACACTCTCGCTCAATGGGAAAAGGTCAGCATGGAGAGTGACATCCCGCTCCGACTCCTTTCCAAGACAGCTTTCCAGAAAGTTTCGGTGCGCGAAAAGCCGGACGGAGTCATCGGAGTAGGGATCTGCCCCAACCGCAATCTGGCTCTTCCCGAGACTTGCACCGGCCCGATCCTCGTCACCAACCGACTCGAAAAGCCGGGAAATTTAGGTGCCCTAATCCGCACCGCCTTCGCCGTCGGCGCCGAGGGAATCATCCTCTGCGACCCAGCGGTAGATTTCGAAAATCCCCAAGTAATCCGAGCCTCCCGAGGATTAGTCTTCCGCCTCCCCGGATGGACCGCGTCTCCAGCAGAAGCGATGGAAACTTTTCGCCAAAGAAATCTAACCGTAATCGCCGCAGACAAAGGGGGAGAAGGCAACCTCTGGACCTCATCATGGTCAAACCCGCCAGTCATTGTCCTCGGCGAAGAACACGCCGGCCTCCCCAAAGAATGGGATTTACCCGAAGTCGAAAGAGTGAGTATTCCCATGGAGGAAGGCATCGATTCCCTGAATGTATCAGTTTCTGGAGCCTTGCTGCTCTATGAGTGGCGTCGACGGGTAGGGGTAGAAACCTAA
- a CDS encoding calcium/sodium antiporter: MTTLSAVINVANLPGLVLALIIIGGLCFLMVGGDWLCRGSASLAIRLNVAPVVVGLTVVSIATSTPELFTALVGVVRDQPGLAIGNVLGSNAANMGLILGAAALITPISVHYRLIRWEIPILLGVTVLFAVLVYLGSGITRVGGIILLCVTAGYLIFIVQTSKGSRIEKEIEEEIPSPIQSIWLCAGLIVVGTFFLWLGADLLVDAATESALRMGVSETLVGITVVAIGTSLPELGATIAAAVRKQSGIIVGNIIGSNLFNLMLICGVVGTALPFPVDPMLMRLEIPMLIVFTGIFAWFVVSQRKVSRMEGGLLIALYAAFIIFSSVSQTGGFEAAANEVESAIEALP; the protein is encoded by the coding sequence ATGACCACCTTATCTGCCGTCATCAACGTCGCCAACCTTCCCGGATTGGTTCTCGCCCTTATTATCATCGGAGGCCTCTGCTTCCTCATGGTAGGCGGAGACTGGCTTTGTCGCGGCTCCGCCAGTTTGGCGATCCGGCTGAACGTGGCTCCCGTGGTCGTCGGCCTCACCGTCGTCTCGATCGCCACCTCCACCCCGGAACTTTTTACCGCCCTCGTCGGAGTCGTCCGCGACCAGCCCGGCCTTGCGATCGGAAACGTCCTCGGCAGCAACGCGGCCAACATGGGGCTAATTCTCGGAGCGGCAGCCCTCATCACCCCCATCAGCGTCCACTACCGGTTGATCCGCTGGGAAATTCCCATTCTTCTTGGGGTCACCGTTCTTTTCGCCGTTCTGGTCTACCTCGGTTCGGGGATCACCCGGGTCGGAGGAATCATCCTCCTCTGCGTAACGGCGGGCTACCTCATCTTCATCGTTCAGACCTCGAAAGGCTCTCGGATTGAGAAAGAGATCGAAGAAGAGATCCCCTCACCGATCCAGAGCATCTGGCTCTGCGCCGGCCTAATTGTCGTCGGAACCTTTTTTCTTTGGCTCGGAGCCGACCTCTTGGTCGATGCGGCCACGGAATCTGCCCTCCGCATGGGAGTGAGCGAAACCCTCGTCGGGATCACCGTCGTCGCGATCGGCACCAGCCTCCCCGAGCTCGGAGCGACTATCGCAGCCGCCGTCCGCAAGCAGAGCGGTATCATCGTCGGCAATATCATCGGCTCGAATCTTTTTAATCTCATGCTGATTTGCGGAGTCGTCGGAACTGCGCTTCCCTTCCCGGTCGACCCAATGCTCATGCGACTCGAGATACCAATGCTGATCGTCTTCACCGGGATATTTGCCTGGTTTGTGGTCTCTCAGCGCAAAGTTTCCCGTATGGAAGGAGGGCTCCTCATCGCTCTCTACGCCGCCTTTATCATTTTCTCCAGTGTTTCGCAGACCGGCGGATTCGAGGCCGCGGCCAACGAAGTCGAATCTGCCATTGAAGCTCTTCCCTAA
- the lspA gene encoding signal peptidase II: MPVRASGGFRAYRLFWGMALGVLLLDQGTKLWIDAILPFGTYFPSRGPGEVSPVVVIPDFFQLVHIGNQGAAWGILSGYRIVLVLVAVVALTAIYFYRGALELKRGPMQFSFGMIVGGILGNLLDRMIYGHVVDFLDFHLPGISALGIEPYRWPAFNVADMGITCGVGIYIVICFFPAKKAEKDVNDGQVS, encoded by the coding sequence ATGCCGGTTAGGGCGTCCGGAGGTTTTCGGGCCTATCGCCTCTTTTGGGGAATGGCTCTGGGAGTCCTGCTTCTGGACCAAGGCACGAAGCTGTGGATCGATGCGATTCTTCCCTTCGGAACTTATTTCCCTAGCCGGGGCCCCGGGGAAGTTTCTCCGGTCGTGGTCATTCCGGACTTTTTCCAACTAGTCCACATCGGAAACCAGGGCGCGGCATGGGGGATCCTCAGCGGCTACCGCATTGTCTTGGTCCTGGTGGCAGTTGTTGCCCTCACCGCGATTTATTTCTATCGTGGTGCCTTGGAACTGAAACGCGGACCGATGCAGTTCAGCTTTGGAATGATCGTCGGCGGCATCCTCGGCAATCTCCTCGATCGGATGATTTATGGGCATGTGGTCGATTTTCTCGATTTCCACCTACCCGGAATTTCCGCTTTGGGGATCGAACCCTACCGCTGGCCTGCCTTCAACGTAGCCGACATGGGGATCACCTGTGGAGTGGGCATTTACATCGTGATCTGTTTCTTTCCCGCGAAAAAGGCGGAGAAGGATGTGAATGATGGCCAAGTATCTTGA
- a CDS encoding TraR/DksA family transcriptional regulator gives MPAKKKATGKTAKKAARKSTSKAKSTSKASSESEASTEKKVGVAAEEVTRRVTEALRKRGRKREEEDSRKGQPVVFSMKDLRDYLKTRKTAPSEPVVAPKKPAPAPETAKAPEPTPQAPARPKQSFGAASVADLLGFDPTASNEEDKADKSSEEDIPKKFLPYFRALVELHQEVYEGLHRHSEETLHRSNKEDSGDLSSYGQHMADAGTDSFDRDFALSMVSSEQEALYEIDEAIRRIRDGSYGICEITGKPISRERLRAVPFTRYSVEGQMEVERGRKRTVQKAGIQGFDGEDTPVLSDDDSDE, from the coding sequence ATGCCTGCCAAAAAGAAAGCCACGGGTAAGACGGCAAAGAAAGCCGCACGCAAATCGACTTCGAAAGCGAAGAGCACGTCGAAGGCCTCCTCAGAATCGGAAGCTTCCACCGAAAAGAAGGTCGGCGTTGCTGCAGAAGAGGTGACCCGGCGGGTGACGGAAGCTCTCCGCAAGCGGGGCCGCAAGCGCGAAGAAGAAGATTCCCGCAAAGGACAGCCGGTGGTCTTCAGCATGAAGGACCTCCGGGATTATCTGAAAACCCGGAAGACGGCTCCGAGTGAGCCCGTAGTCGCTCCAAAGAAACCAGCGCCTGCACCCGAGACCGCGAAAGCTCCAGAACCCACTCCACAGGCACCAGCCCGCCCGAAGCAGAGCTTTGGTGCCGCCTCCGTTGCGGACCTTCTTGGTTTTGATCCAACCGCTTCGAACGAAGAAGATAAGGCGGACAAGTCCAGCGAGGAAGATATCCCGAAAAAGTTCCTTCCCTATTTTCGCGCTCTCGTCGAGTTGCACCAAGAGGTTTACGAAGGTCTTCATCGTCACTCCGAGGAGACTCTGCACCGATCAAATAAGGAAGATTCGGGAGACCTTTCGAGCTACGGACAGCACATGGCGGACGCCGGAACCGACAGTTTCGACCGTGATTTTGCCCTGAGCATGGTCTCGAGTGAGCAGGAAGCCCTTTACGAAATCGACGAAGCCATTCGCCGGATTCGTGACGGCTCGTATGGGATTTGCGAAATTACCGGGAAACCGATCAGCCGTGAGAGACTGCGCGCCGTTCCCTTCACCCGTTATTCGGTAGAAGGGCAAATGGAAGTGGAGCGCGGTCGCAAGCGCACCGTGCAGAAAGCCGGGATCCAAGGTTTCGATGGGGAAGACACTCCCGTCCTTTCTGACGACGATTCAGATGAGTAG